In one Acidimicrobium ferrooxidans DSM 10331 genomic region, the following are encoded:
- a CDS encoding ABC transporter ATP-binding protein has protein sequence MHVLRVEGLTAGYGKAPIVDGISFHASVSQVVTLIGPNGAGKSTALKATFGLIPRMAGKVYLDETDITDLSAHHAARAGMAYVPQVDNVFASMSVEENLELGGFVERGSLDARKELVFEIFPALALARKRKAGLLSGGQRNMLGMGRALMSNPKVVLLDEPTAGLSPANVDVVWSQIAQVAALGTTVVVVEQNVERALASADWVYILVAGRNLRDGAPAELAKLDMAAIFLGQSGGAEEAAVASSWDRDSQDHE, from the coding sequence ATGCACGTGCTGCGCGTTGAGGGACTTACCGCTGGCTACGGCAAGGCGCCGATCGTCGACGGGATTAGCTTCCACGCGTCGGTCTCCCAGGTCGTCACCCTGATCGGCCCCAACGGGGCAGGCAAGTCGACGGCGCTGAAGGCCACCTTCGGACTGATTCCGCGCATGGCCGGCAAGGTGTATCTCGACGAAACCGACATCACGGATCTCAGTGCCCATCACGCTGCCCGAGCTGGCATGGCGTATGTCCCTCAGGTGGACAACGTCTTTGCCTCGATGAGCGTCGAGGAAAACCTCGAGCTCGGAGGATTCGTCGAGCGAGGTTCGCTCGACGCCCGCAAGGAGCTGGTCTTCGAGATCTTCCCCGCCTTGGCGCTGGCCCGCAAGCGCAAGGCGGGTCTGCTGTCCGGTGGCCAGCGCAACATGCTCGGCATGGGCCGTGCGCTCATGAGCAACCCGAAGGTGGTGCTCCTGGACGAGCCCACTGCCGGTCTCTCACCGGCGAACGTGGACGTTGTCTGGTCGCAGATCGCCCAGGTGGCCGCCCTCGGGACGACCGTGGTCGTCGTGGAGCAGAACGTCGAGCGGGCGCTTGCCTCTGCGGACTGGGTCTACATCCTCGTCGCCGGACGCAATCTTCGTGACGGGGCGCCGGCAGAGCTCGCAAAGCTCGACATGGCAGCAATCTTCCTCGGCCAATCGGGGGGGGCGGAGGAGGCGGCGGTCGCCTCTTCCTGGGATCGTGATTCCCAAGATCACGAGTGA
- a CDS encoding ABC transporter ATP-binding protein, translating into MSTTDPILVVDGVVRAFGGVHAVDGCSFTVADGSITGLIGPNGAGKSTMVNLIAGALRPDAGTINFDGHDITGLAPHKVAELGLIRTFQISREYPAMTVMENLMVSPLRQVGEGLMTALFAPRRYRQQELELVARARGILAAFGLEHMRDEYAGSLSGGQKRLLELARAVMAEPKMLILDEPMAGINPALVDRICEHINEIRSSLGVTFLIVEHNLDVVERITDHVVVMAAGCALATGTMAELRENEAVVNAYLTGGASDARAAR; encoded by the coding sequence ATGTCGACGACTGACCCGATCCTGGTGGTCGACGGTGTGGTCCGCGCCTTTGGGGGTGTCCATGCGGTCGATGGCTGCAGCTTCACCGTTGCGGACGGATCGATCACCGGCTTGATCGGCCCGAACGGGGCAGGCAAGTCGACGATGGTCAACCTCATCGCAGGAGCGCTGCGCCCCGACGCCGGCACGATCAACTTCGACGGGCACGACATCACTGGACTCGCGCCCCACAAGGTTGCCGAGCTCGGTCTCATCCGAACCTTCCAGATCTCACGGGAGTATCCGGCGATGACCGTGATGGAAAACCTCATGGTGTCCCCGCTCCGTCAGGTGGGCGAGGGTCTCATGACCGCGCTCTTCGCACCTCGGCGCTATCGACAGCAGGAGCTGGAGCTGGTTGCACGCGCCCGAGGGATCCTCGCGGCCTTCGGGTTGGAGCACATGCGCGATGAGTACGCTGGCAGCCTCTCTGGTGGCCAGAAGCGTCTGCTCGAGCTGGCTCGTGCCGTCATGGCCGAGCCGAAGATGCTGATCTTGGATGAGCCCATGGCGGGGATCAACCCCGCGCTGGTCGACCGCATCTGCGAACACATCAACGAGATCCGCTCTTCGCTGGGCGTGACCTTTCTCATCGTCGAACACAACCTCGATGTGGTTGAGCGGATCACCGACCACGTCGTGGTGATGGCAGCTGGCTGCGCACTCGCAACCGGGACCATGGCCGAGCTGCGCGAGAACGAGGCCGTCGTGAATGCGTACTTGACGGGAGGAGCCAGCGATGCACGTGCTGCGCGTTGA
- a CDS encoding branched-chain amino acid ABC transporter permease, whose protein sequence is MGVIVGYAATLGVYFCIYNIFALGLNIQFGYAGILNFTVITFMAIGGYMAGVASLTHEVPSSGIYYILGLGLPWPISMLIGAASAGLLGYLIGLVALRRLRSDYLAIVTLAAGSIIYGLVGNNTKIFDGFEGLVGVPQPFNGVLQLGPNSYSLVFLAFSAVVMAICWLLANRLYRSPLGRTMRAIREDLDVAEAFGKHTYRVRMIAMVLGCVFVGIGGVLTIWYVTALAPAGWGTSETFVIWAALIVGGRGNNTGAVVGSFLVAVLFNEATRFLPAISSMPNLIPEIRNMCIGALVILVLWFRPQGVVPERKARFPEPVKLVGLPDPIPVAGGAVDVDD, encoded by the coding sequence ATGGGCGTCATCGTGGGGTATGCGGCCACTCTCGGGGTGTACTTCTGTATCTACAACATCTTCGCGCTCGGCTTGAACATTCAGTTCGGCTACGCAGGGATCCTGAACTTCACCGTCATCACCTTCATGGCGATCGGCGGTTACATGGCGGGGGTCGCGTCGCTGACCCACGAGGTGCCGAGCTCGGGGATCTACTACATCCTTGGCCTTGGGCTCCCATGGCCAATCTCGATGCTGATCGGGGCGGCGTCAGCGGGATTGCTTGGCTACCTGATCGGGCTTGTGGCGCTCCGGCGGCTGCGCAGCGACTACCTCGCAATCGTCACGCTCGCCGCCGGCTCGATCATCTATGGGCTCGTTGGGAACAACACCAAGATCTTTGATGGGTTCGAGGGACTGGTCGGGGTGCCGCAACCCTTCAACGGCGTGCTCCAGCTCGGACCGAACTCCTATTCCCTGGTCTTTCTCGCCTTCTCGGCTGTGGTCATGGCTATCTGCTGGCTGCTTGCCAATCGCCTCTATCGATCGCCGCTCGGTCGCACGATGCGGGCCATCCGCGAGGACCTCGACGTAGCCGAGGCCTTCGGCAAGCACACCTACCGAGTGCGCATGATCGCGATGGTGCTGGGGTGCGTCTTCGTCGGGATCGGGGGCGTCCTCACCATCTGGTACGTGACGGCGCTGGCCCCGGCAGGCTGGGGCACGAGTGAGACCTTCGTCATCTGGGCCGCCCTGATCGTTGGAGGTCGTGGCAACAACACTGGTGCGGTCGTGGGATCGTTCCTGGTTGCGGTGCTCTTCAATGAGGCCACTCGATTCTTGCCAGCGATCTCCTCGATGCCGAACCTGATCCCAGAGATCCGCAACATGTGCATCGGTGCACTCGTCATCCTCGTCTTGTGGTTCCGTCCGCAAGGCGTTGTCCCAGAGCGCAAAGCGCGCTTCCCGGAGCCAGTCAAGCTCGTAGGTCTGCCCGATCCGATTCCCGTGGCTGGAGGTGCCGTCGATGTCGACGACTGA
- a CDS encoding branched-chain amino acid ABC transporter permease, whose product MSLFLLTLGFGIVTSAVLALAAVGLSLQFGVTNYVNFAYGAYLAVGMFVTYTASVGLHLPFWLGGLVGVIASGLAAVAVDVAVLEPFVRRGTSGFFLLIVTFGLSLILLNLVQAIWGVGFDRYPIAAGNPLHLGPFSLTAAQIGVVIVAAVVMVGVHLLLTRTRLGMAMRAMSDNAPLAAASGIDTRRTTRWTWFLSGALAGLGGITLALNTVEFQAFTGNTFLFVIFAAVILGGIGKIYGAMVGALVIGLAISLSTLVISAAYSLDVAFLVLVLTLLIRPQGIFATAGKA is encoded by the coding sequence ATGAGCCTGTTCTTACTGACCCTGGGCTTTGGGATCGTGACTTCGGCGGTGCTGGCGCTCGCTGCGGTAGGCCTCAGCTTGCAGTTCGGAGTCACGAACTACGTCAACTTTGCCTACGGAGCCTATCTCGCAGTGGGAATGTTCGTGACCTACACTGCGTCGGTCGGCCTGCACTTGCCCTTCTGGCTCGGCGGCTTGGTCGGGGTGATCGCCAGTGGGCTTGCGGCTGTGGCGGTCGATGTCGCCGTGCTCGAGCCTTTCGTCCGTCGAGGCACGAGTGGCTTCTTCCTCTTGATCGTGACGTTCGGCCTCTCGCTCATCCTACTGAACCTGGTGCAGGCAATCTGGGGGGTTGGGTTCGATCGCTACCCCATCGCAGCAGGCAATCCCCTGCACCTCGGTCCTTTCAGCTTGACCGCCGCCCAGATCGGGGTCGTCATCGTCGCCGCCGTGGTGATGGTCGGGGTCCACCTGCTGCTGACGCGCACGCGACTCGGCATGGCGATGCGGGCGATGTCGGACAACGCGCCGCTCGCCGCCGCGAGCGGCATTGACACGCGCCGCACCACACGCTGGACATGGTTCCTGAGTGGTGCGCTCGCAGGACTGGGGGGCATCACGCTCGCACTCAACACGGTCGAGTTTCAAGCCTTCACCGGCAACACCTTCCTGTTCGTGATCTTCGCCGCGGTCATCCTCGGCGGTATCGGCAAGATCTACGGCGCCATGGTGGGCGCACTCGTGATCGGGCTCGCCATCAGCCTCTCGACGCTCGTGATCTCTGCTGCCTACAGCCTGGACGTCGCCTTCTTGGTGCTGGTCTTGACACTGCTCATTCGGCCGCAGGGGATCTTCGCGACCGCTGGAAAGGCTTAG
- a CDS encoding response regulator transcription factor yields MRYRILVVDDDFRVAALHRAFVERVSGFEVVAESHTGAHALAAAEEHHPDLVLLDLYLPDVSGLEVLKALGRIAGRPIDVMVITAARDVASVAESVRSGALYYLVKPFAPSILMERLEAYAAMRKKLDALEEASQDKVDEIYTTLRTSVERSLPKGQSRETLGVIVETLRGATEELSAEEVAARSGVSRATAQRYLSHLARMGRIELVLRYGIGRPEHRYRWPR; encoded by the coding sequence ATGAGGTATCGAATCCTCGTGGTGGACGACGACTTCCGGGTCGCCGCGCTGCACAGGGCCTTTGTCGAGCGTGTATCGGGCTTCGAGGTCGTGGCAGAGTCCCACACCGGAGCGCACGCGCTGGCTGCCGCCGAGGAGCACCATCCAGACCTCGTGTTGCTCGATCTCTATCTCCCCGATGTCTCGGGGCTCGAAGTGCTCAAGGCACTCGGGCGCATCGCAGGGCGACCCATCGACGTCATGGTGATTACCGCCGCACGAGATGTTGCGAGTGTCGCCGAGTCTGTGCGCTCAGGAGCCCTCTACTACCTGGTGAAGCCCTTCGCACCCTCGATCCTGATGGAGCGCCTCGAGGCTTATGCCGCCATGCGGAAGAAGCTCGACGCCCTTGAGGAGGCCAGTCAGGACAAGGTGGACGAGATCTATACCACGCTGCGAACGAGCGTCGAACGTTCGCTGCCCAAGGGGCAATCGCGTGAGACGCTCGGGGTCATCGTCGAGACGCTGCGCGGCGCGACGGAGGAGCTCTCGGCCGAGGAAGTCGCAGCCCGCTCCGGAGTCTCTCGGGCCACCGCGCAACGCTACCTCTCACACCTCGCGCGCATGGGACGGATCGAGCTCGTGCTCCGCTACGGAATCGGGCGACCTGAGCATCGCTACCGATGGCCTCGTTAG
- a CDS encoding transposase: MGTSRRKFTLEYRTEAAHRVIDSGRSVPEVARELAIGEHNLYRWVREERRRIEAANATGSPPLTAQERTELIRLRRELEELRKDNEFLGKAAAYFAAKPPSKRDSR; this comes from the coding sequence ATGGGGACGTCGAGAAGGAAGTTCACCCTGGAGTACCGGACCGAGGCGGCCCACCGGGTCATCGACAGCGGCCGGAGCGTCCCAGAGGTGGCCCGTGAGCTCGCGATCGGGGAGCACAACCTCTATCGATGGGTGCGGGAGGAGCGCAGGCGGATCGAAGCAGCAAACGCCACTGGCAGCCCGCCCCTCACGGCGCAGGAGCGCACCGAGCTCATCAGGCTGCGCAGGGAGCTCGAGGAGCTGCGCAAGGACAACGAGTTCCTGGGAAAAGCAGCCGCGTACTTCGCCGCGAAGCCACCAAGCAAGAGAGATTCGCGCTGA
- a CDS encoding IS3 family transposase: MEAEYARFEIKRMARLLEVSRAGYYRWRRTQVAPSRRACARRDLENRVVAVHQASSGTYGARRITAALLAAGVVTSHNTVAAAMARRGIAGISPRRFRPATTHADPKAIYPPDLVARKFDPGRLHALWTSDITYLALAGAMAYLCVVRDEHSRRVLGWSVAERMETTLVLEALGQAVAVRGSHAQGVIWHTDRGSQFSDHRVVAFCARHGITRSMGRTGTCYDHASAESFWSIFKHEFFYRHAFGDLAELRRGIQSYIQFYNHQRSCSKIGYLAPVVFEHLVAEEARVK; the protein is encoded by the coding sequence ATGGAGGCGGAGTACGCTCGCTTCGAGATCAAACGGATGGCACGCTTACTCGAGGTCTCCCGGGCTGGCTACTACCGATGGCGACGCACCCAGGTAGCACCGTCGCGTCGGGCATGTGCAAGACGCGACCTCGAGAACCGAGTGGTCGCGGTCCACCAGGCATCCTCTGGCACCTACGGCGCACGACGGATCACGGCGGCACTCCTCGCCGCTGGCGTGGTGACGAGCCACAACACGGTGGCAGCAGCGATGGCCAGGCGCGGCATCGCCGGTATCAGCCCCAGGAGGTTCCGCCCAGCGACCACCCACGCCGATCCGAAGGCGATCTACCCACCAGACCTCGTTGCCAGGAAGTTCGACCCGGGGCGCCTGCACGCCCTCTGGACCTCGGACATCACCTACCTCGCTCTCGCCGGCGCGATGGCATACCTGTGTGTGGTGCGCGACGAGCACTCGCGGCGGGTGCTCGGATGGAGCGTCGCGGAGCGCATGGAGACCACGCTCGTGCTCGAGGCCCTCGGCCAGGCCGTCGCGGTGCGTGGGTCCCACGCGCAGGGGGTCATCTGGCACACCGACCGAGGGAGTCAGTTCAGCGACCATCGAGTTGTGGCCTTCTGTGCCCGACACGGGATCACGCGCTCCATGGGGCGAACCGGCACCTGCTACGACCACGCGAGCGCGGAGTCCTTCTGGTCGATCTTCAAACACGAGTTCTTCTACCGCCACGCCTTTGGCGACCTCGCCGAGCTGCGCCGCGGCATACAGAGCTACATCCAGTTCTACAACCACCAGCGCAGCTGCTCGAAGATCGGCTACCTTGCCCCAGTCGTCTTCGAGCACCTCGTCGCGGAGGAGGCTCGCGTGAAGTAA
- a CDS encoding sensor histidine kinase, whose protein sequence is MLAIQAGIILVSVIAAIAWVTLEVPTGLGSDTHQALLAAQSVAANPDIATLESGTENRQALLTQSRRAIGALAVAVVNRHGLVEAGSGSLTRGQLVAELDGRNVWSGVLNGGSGPVAARAPISHSAGLGVVVEFSAPNPLALITGSAVRALEALTVALAIGAAGSWLASRWLRDRTFGLELDELTKLIQEQDAIFHGIREAVAGIDPEGRFQFANEEARRLLHLPVRFLERPVGVLVPDGRLQGILTGEVVGKDLLVVHEDRILIANRRAVEVQGRLLGYVVTLVDRTESEALLRELDGMLGLTDALRAQAHDFSNRIHTVVGLIELGETDEAIRFATDIALRDTALMDRLAREVGNPVIVALLLAKSAVAAERHVELRLGPSDRVPPECMPASDLVTLLGNLIDNAIDAAADTPNAWIEASFLAMGDALTMIVADSGPRVPAHIASEIFLDGFSTKLTRSGTRRGLGLALVRLRCPRFRRHPGYFTRASSATRCSKTTGAR, encoded by the coding sequence ATGCTGGCCATCCAGGCCGGGATCATTCTGGTGAGCGTCATTGCAGCGATCGCGTGGGTGACGCTCGAGGTCCCGACTGGGCTCGGATCCGACACACATCAGGCGCTCCTTGCGGCACAGAGCGTCGCTGCGAACCCAGATATCGCCACCCTCGAGTCCGGAACGGAGAACCGACAAGCCCTCCTCACACAGTCGCGCAGGGCCATTGGCGCGCTCGCCGTGGCAGTCGTGAATCGCCATGGTCTCGTCGAGGCGGGGAGTGGATCACTCACTCGTGGTCAGCTCGTCGCCGAGCTCGACGGACGAAACGTCTGGAGTGGCGTCCTCAACGGCGGTTCCGGACCCGTCGCTGCGCGAGCCCCGATCTCGCACTCGGCTGGTCTCGGAGTCGTCGTCGAGTTCTCGGCGCCTAACCCACTTGCCCTCATCACCGGATCCGCAGTGCGTGCGCTCGAAGCGCTCACCGTGGCACTGGCCATCGGTGCAGCAGGATCGTGGCTGGCGAGCCGATGGCTTCGCGATCGCACCTTTGGCCTCGAGCTCGACGAGCTGACCAAACTCATCCAGGAACAGGACGCGATTTTCCACGGCATCCGGGAGGCGGTTGCGGGGATCGATCCCGAGGGAAGGTTCCAGTTCGCCAACGAGGAGGCCCGCCGCCTCCTACACCTTCCAGTAAGGTTCCTCGAGCGCCCTGTCGGCGTGCTGGTGCCAGATGGTCGACTCCAAGGCATTCTGACGGGCGAGGTCGTGGGCAAGGACCTGCTCGTCGTCCACGAGGATCGAATCCTGATCGCCAATCGTCGAGCCGTCGAGGTGCAAGGGCGCCTACTCGGCTATGTCGTCACGCTCGTGGACCGCACCGAGTCCGAGGCACTGCTGCGCGAGCTCGACGGCATGCTCGGACTCACCGACGCGCTTCGAGCACAGGCGCACGACTTCTCCAACCGGATCCACACCGTCGTCGGCCTCATCGAACTGGGAGAGACCGATGAGGCCATCCGATTCGCCACCGACATCGCACTTCGTGACACCGCGCTCATGGATCGCCTGGCCCGCGAGGTGGGCAATCCCGTCATCGTGGCGCTCCTGTTGGCGAAGAGTGCAGTGGCTGCCGAGCGTCACGTCGAGCTACGCCTCGGACCTTCCGACCGCGTGCCGCCCGAGTGCATGCCCGCGAGCGATCTCGTCACACTGCTCGGCAACCTGATCGACAATGCGATCGATGCAGCTGCAGATACTCCCAACGCCTGGATCGAGGCGAGCTTTCTCGCCATGGGAGATGCGCTCACCATGATCGTCGCCGACTCAGGTCCAAGGGTCCCAGCCCACATCGCCTCAGAGATCTTTCTCGACGGCTTCAGCACCAAGCTCACGCGCAGTGGGACACGCCGGGGGCTTGGCCTCGCCCTCGTACGGCTGAGGTGCCCCAGATTTCGTAGACACCCAGGTTACTTCACGCGAGCCTCCTCCGCGACGAGGTGCTCGAAGACGACTGGGGCAAGGTAG
- a CDS encoding transposase, translating into MSSVRNSRGFVVLARWSVWQPGATLWALATGAATTLALVTLARRHQALEREIAELDHAIARLCSEVNPALVAAPGVGPEVASALVVAAGDNPERLRSEASFAALAGVSPIAASSGKVVRHRLNRGGNREANNALWRIAMVRLAHRHGPTMRYLERRRQEGKSDREIMRCLKRSIAREIFGLLTNPAPVITGTELRELRHSLGRRAPSGCSCPVNDRGAPIAARGRPHASRRVGHPVSPVARRAERARHLTDIGASCPSASGCPLLDSRGQPTLEGGSLSFRCSRVS; encoded by the coding sequence ATGAGCAGCGTGAGGAACTCACGAGGCTTCGTCGTGCTCGCCAGGTGGAGCGTGTGGCAGCCTGGGGCGACGCTGTGGGCACTTGCGACTGGTGCCGCAACGACGCTGGCGCTCGTGACGCTGGCGAGGCGCCACCAGGCCCTGGAGCGAGAGATCGCCGAGCTGGACCACGCGATCGCTCGCCTGTGCTCGGAGGTGAACCCTGCACTCGTCGCAGCTCCGGGTGTCGGGCCCGAGGTCGCCTCAGCCCTCGTCGTGGCAGCGGGCGACAACCCCGAGCGCCTCCGGAGCGAGGCCTCCTTCGCTGCGCTCGCCGGGGTGAGCCCCATCGCAGCTTCCTCGGGCAAGGTCGTACGACATCGCCTGAACCGGGGTGGCAACCGTGAGGCGAACAACGCGCTCTGGCGCATCGCGATGGTCCGCCTCGCCCACCGTCACGGCCCGACCATGCGCTACCTCGAGCGGCGACGCCAGGAAGGCAAGAGTGATCGAGAGATCATGCGCTGCCTGAAGCGCTCCATCGCCCGGGAGATCTTTGGCCTCCTCACGAACCCCGCGCCCGTCATCACCGGCACGGAACTTCGCGAGCTACGGCACTCCCTTGGGCGTCGTGCTCCAAGCGGCTGCAGCTGCCCTGTCAACGACCGTGGGGCGCCTATCGCGGCTCGAGGGCGGCCTCACGCGTCACGACGAGTTGGCCATCCAGTATCGCCAGTGGCTCGAAGGGCTGAGCGCGCTCGCCACTTGACAGACATAGGAGCATCCTGCCCTTCAGCATCGGGCTGCCCCCTTCTTGATTCTCGAGGGCAACCTACTCTGGAGGGTGGGTCACTATCGTTCCGGTGTTCTAGGGTCAGTTAA